A single window of Bos javanicus breed banteng chromosome 19, ARS-OSU_banteng_1.0, whole genome shotgun sequence DNA harbors:
- the CACNG5 gene encoding voltage-dependent calcium channel gamma-5 subunit isoform X1 yields the protein MVVVTVTTGALRSLSVIEHLLCTGCSCRACSRRCLALLPPEPTPAGLTGRMGACGRKALTLLSSVFAVCSLGLLGIAVSTDYWLYLEEGVVLAQNQSTETRMSLHSGLWRVCFLAGEEQGRCFTIEYVMPASAQLTSESTVSVLKMIRSATPFPLVSLFFMFIGFILSNIGHVRPHRTILAFVSGIFFILSGLSLVVGLVLYISSINDEMLNRTRDTETYFSYKYGWSFAFAAISFLLTESAGVMSVYLFMKRYTAEDLYRPHPGFYRPRLSNCSDYSGQFLHPDAWARGRSPSDLSSDASLQMNSSYPALLKCPDYDQMSTSPC from the exons GCCGTGCCTGCTCTCGCCGCTGTCTCGCTCTCCTGCCCCCAGAGCCCACGCCCGCTGGGCTGACCGGGAGGATGGGCGCCTGTGGGAGGAAAGCCCTGACCCTGCTGAGCAGCGTCTTCGCCGTGTGCAGCCTGGGCCTGCTGGGCATCGCCGTCAGCACGGACTACTGGCTgtacctggaggagggcgtggtccTGGCCCAGAACCAGAGCACCGAGACCAGGATGTCGCTGCACTCGGGCCTGTGGCGGGTCTGCTTCCTGGCAG GTGAGGAGCAGGGGCGTTGCTTCACCATCGAGTACGTGATGCCCGCGAGCGCCCAGCTGACCTCGGAGTCCACGGTCAGCGTACTAA AAATGATTCGCTCGGCCACCCCGTTCCCCCTGGTCAGCCTCTTCTTCATGTTCATCGGCTTCATCCTGAGCAACATCGGACACGTCCGTCCCCACAGGACCATCCTGGCCTTTGTCTCAggcatcttctttatcctctcGG GCCTCTCCCTCGTGGTGGGCCTGGTGCTCTACATCTCCAGCATCAACGACGAGATGCTCAACAGGACCAGGGACACGGAGACCTACTTCAGCTACAAGTATGGCTGGTCCTTCGCCTTCGCAGCCATCTCCTTCCTGTTAACGGAG AGCGCCGGGGTGATGTCCGTGTACCTGTTCATGAAGAGGTATACCGCCGAGGACCTGTACCGGCCTCACCCCGGCTTCTACCGCCCGCGTCTGAGCAACTGCTCAGATTACTCGGGCCAGTTCCTGCACCCGGACGCCTGGGCCCGGGGCCGCAGTCCCTCCGACCTCTCCAGCGACGCCTCCCTGCAGATGAACAGCAGCTACCCGGCGCTGCTCAAGTGCCCAGACTACGACCAGATGTCCACCTCCCCGTGCTGA
- the CACNG5 gene encoding voltage-dependent calcium channel gamma-5 subunit isoform X2, with protein MGACGRKALTLLSSVFAVCSLGLLGIAVSTDYWLYLEEGVVLAQNQSTETRMSLHSGLWRVCFLAGEEQGRCFTIEYVMPASAQLTSESTVSVLKMIRSATPFPLVSLFFMFIGFILSNIGHVRPHRTILAFVSGIFFILSGLSLVVGLVLYISSINDEMLNRTRDTETYFSYKYGWSFAFAAISFLLTESAGVMSVYLFMKRYTAEDLYRPHPGFYRPRLSNCSDYSGQFLHPDAWARGRSPSDLSSDASLQMNSSYPALLKCPDYDQMSTSPC; from the exons ATGGGCGCCTGTGGGAGGAAAGCCCTGACCCTGCTGAGCAGCGTCTTCGCCGTGTGCAGCCTGGGCCTGCTGGGCATCGCCGTCAGCACGGACTACTGGCTgtacctggaggagggcgtggtccTGGCCCAGAACCAGAGCACCGAGACCAGGATGTCGCTGCACTCGGGCCTGTGGCGGGTCTGCTTCCTGGCAG GTGAGGAGCAGGGGCGTTGCTTCACCATCGAGTACGTGATGCCCGCGAGCGCCCAGCTGACCTCGGAGTCCACGGTCAGCGTACTAA AAATGATTCGCTCGGCCACCCCGTTCCCCCTGGTCAGCCTCTTCTTCATGTTCATCGGCTTCATCCTGAGCAACATCGGACACGTCCGTCCCCACAGGACCATCCTGGCCTTTGTCTCAggcatcttctttatcctctcGG GCCTCTCCCTCGTGGTGGGCCTGGTGCTCTACATCTCCAGCATCAACGACGAGATGCTCAACAGGACCAGGGACACGGAGACCTACTTCAGCTACAAGTATGGCTGGTCCTTCGCCTTCGCAGCCATCTCCTTCCTGTTAACGGAG AGCGCCGGGGTGATGTCCGTGTACCTGTTCATGAAGAGGTATACCGCCGAGGACCTGTACCGGCCTCACCCCGGCTTCTACCGCCCGCGTCTGAGCAACTGCTCAGATTACTCGGGCCAGTTCCTGCACCCGGACGCCTGGGCCCGGGGCCGCAGTCCCTCCGACCTCTCCAGCGACGCCTCCCTGCAGATGAACAGCAGCTACCCGGCGCTGCTCAAGTGCCCAGACTACGACCAGATGTCCACCTCCCCGTGCTGA